A window from Leuconostoc mesenteroides subsp. mesenteroides encodes these proteins:
- a CDS encoding DEAD/DEAH box helicase — translation MNDEYFYGRQIVQPKVETTTKHIIEPFVGKKCQRCGQKNIEKLPNQHYYCNGCLILGRVSSLDNLVSLPEPNRFSGNAKMTWQGKLTQQQEKVSNELLMTLSQKGEHLVWAVTGAGKTEMLFPVIHKALCQRLRVAVVSPRVDVIVELAPRIQSAFEETDLMILHGNQKEAYRYTQLVLATTHQMLRFYHAFDLLIVDEIDSFPFAGDAMLMYAVNKARKENSASIYLTATPTLAMRKKAGKKLPTSYLPLRFHQHVLPEIKVKLVRNWRKKLPNVIKKQIIQLITTKQRFLIFVPKVSDLKPLHQKLQRLFPDVQSDYVHAADPFRQDKVKKMRDEKLQYLITTTILERGVTFPRIDVLIIGADDKTFSENALVQIAGRVGRSADRPTGLVQAYVQHINLKVRSAQKQIIMMNRRGKKLKCRMDR, via the coding sequence ATGAATGATGAATATTTCTATGGTCGTCAAATTGTTCAACCCAAAGTGGAAACAACGACTAAACATATTATTGAACCTTTTGTGGGTAAGAAGTGCCAACGGTGTGGACAGAAGAATATCGAGAAATTGCCTAATCAACATTATTACTGTAATGGCTGTTTGATATTAGGGCGAGTTAGTTCTCTTGATAACTTAGTTTCGTTACCGGAACCAAATCGGTTTTCTGGTAACGCTAAAATGACGTGGCAAGGTAAATTAACGCAACAACAAGAAAAAGTTAGCAACGAACTATTAATGACTTTGTCTCAAAAAGGGGAACATTTAGTGTGGGCGGTTACTGGTGCGGGTAAAACTGAAATGTTATTCCCGGTTATCCACAAAGCACTATGCCAACGATTACGTGTAGCAGTTGTTTCACCACGCGTAGATGTCATTGTGGAGTTAGCACCGCGCATTCAGTCGGCATTTGAAGAAACTGATTTAATGATATTACATGGTAACCAGAAAGAGGCCTATCGATATACACAGTTAGTTTTAGCGACCACACATCAGATGCTACGATTTTATCATGCGTTCGATCTTCTGATCGTTGATGAAATTGATAGCTTTCCGTTTGCAGGGGATGCCATGCTGATGTATGCAGTGAATAAAGCCCGGAAAGAAAATAGTGCCTCAATTTATTTAACTGCGACACCAACATTAGCAATGCGCAAAAAAGCAGGTAAAAAATTACCAACTTCTTATTTACCATTGAGATTTCATCAGCATGTCTTACCTGAAATAAAAGTAAAATTAGTTCGTAACTGGCGTAAAAAACTACCGAATGTTATCAAAAAACAAATTATTCAACTAATTACAACTAAACAACGATTTCTAATTTTTGTACCAAAAGTTTCTGATTTAAAACCGCTACATCAAAAACTACAACGGTTATTTCCAGATGTGCAAAGTGATTACGTACATGCAGCAGATCCATTTCGGCAAGACAAGGTTAAAAAAATGCGTGATGAAAAGTTGCAGTATTTAATTACGACTACAATATTAGAAAGAGGAGTTACTTTCCCCAGAATCGATGTGTTAATTATAGGAGCAGACGATAAAACATTTAGTGAAAATGCACTTGTCCAAATTGCGGGTCGTGTAGGACGTAGTGCTGATCGACCTACCGGTTTAGTACAAGCATATGTACAACATATCAATTTAAAGGTTAGGTCAGCACAAAAACAAATTATCATGATGAATCGTCGTGGTAAAAAATTAAAATGTCGAATGGATCGTTAG
- a CDS encoding ComF family protein, translating to MHCALCQTELFEVNSFLQFFGLVRLENSVLCESCRCNFDVIDDQHCLACGRQQLNNNTCYDCRRWQFNNRPILYHRALYQYNAAMRLFMQQYKFNGDYKLRKIFNRELINLVHRSGMDLVVAVPVSHQTMMTRGFNQVTSLLEGIELTEVLKVKVTNKIQQSHLNRKARMKREQPFSIIDEKMIAGQNILLVDDVYTTGNTLHHAANLLLIHGANSVRSISLAR from the coding sequence ATGCATTGTGCATTGTGCCAAACAGAATTATTTGAAGTAAATTCATTTTTACAGTTTTTTGGCCTCGTAAGACTTGAAAATAGCGTATTGTGTGAAAGTTGTCGATGCAATTTTGATGTAATCGATGATCAACATTGTCTAGCATGCGGGCGGCAGCAACTAAATAATAACACATGTTACGACTGCCGAAGGTGGCAATTTAATAACAGACCTATACTTTATCATCGAGCCTTATATCAATATAATGCTGCTATGCGACTATTTATGCAACAGTATAAATTCAATGGTGACTACAAACTACGTAAAATTTTTAATCGTGAATTAATCAACCTAGTTCATCGTTCAGGTATGGATTTAGTAGTAGCAGTTCCTGTTAGCCATCAGACGATGATGACACGTGGATTTAATCAAGTAACTAGTTTGCTAGAAGGTATTGAGTTGACAGAAGTCTTAAAAGTTAAGGTGACGAATAAAATACAACAATCACATTTGAATCGTAAAGCCCGCATGAAAAGGGAACAGCCCTTTTCCATAATCGACGAAAAAATGATTGCGGGACAAAATATTTTACTTGTAGATGATGTGTATACGACAGGAAATACATTGCACCATGCTGCAAATTTGCTATTAATACATGGAGCAAATTCTGTGAGGAGCATTTCATTAGCGCGATGA
- the raiA gene encoding ribosome-associated translation inhibitor RaiA, whose product MLDYNVRGENITVTDAIREYVEKRLTKLNRYIEENAKANVNLRTYKSDNSGKVEVTIVLPYVVLRAEDTNQDLYAAVDNVSEKVERQIRKYKTKINRKSRETGFKGIDSKGEIPEEEVDDSALQIVRTKQVDLKPMSPEEAALQMDLLGHVFFIFKDAESNTDSVIYKRADGKYGLLETAE is encoded by the coding sequence ATGTTAGATTACAATGTACGTGGTGAAAATATCACAGTCACAGATGCAATTCGTGAATATGTGGAAAAGCGTTTGACGAAATTAAATCGTTATATCGAAGAAAATGCCAAGGCCAACGTTAACTTGCGCACATACAAGTCTGATAATTCTGGTAAGGTTGAAGTAACTATTGTGTTACCTTATGTCGTTTTGAGAGCTGAAGATACGAATCAAGATTTATACGCAGCTGTTGATAATGTTTCTGAAAAAGTAGAACGACAAATTCGTAAGTATAAGACAAAAATTAATCGTAAATCGAGAGAAACTGGATTTAAAGGGATTGATTCGAAGGGTGAAATTCCTGAAGAAGAGGTCGATGATTCTGCTCTCCAAATTGTTCGTACTAAGCAAGTTGATTTGAAACCAATGTCACCTGAGGAAGCTGCCTTGCAAATGGATTTGCTTGGACATGTGTTCTTTATCTTTAAGGATGCAGAGTCAAATACTGATTCAGTAATCTATAAGCGGGCTGATGGAAAGTATGGTTTGCTGGAAACGGCCGAATGA
- a CDS encoding histidine phosphatase family protein yields the protein MTVNIYMVRHGETYFNLLHRFQGWSDAPLTEKGIQDGYAAGTRLANVHFDGAYSSGLTRTIHTSQYILANNKSDSPNQAIQLPDFREENFGYFEGVHTGLALTTLGAYKKDTFSDFSDVITKYGMPAAMDLIREGDPFKIAENYQQFITRIQHGFDDILSRHQDGDNVLIVSHGTTIRAIADYFGYHDFAKISVKNGAVTQLELATDHTKITNFNDDSTIFNS from the coding sequence ATGACAGTCAACATCTACATGGTACGCCATGGCGAAACCTATTTTAATCTTTTGCATCGTTTCCAAGGTTGGTCTGATGCACCCTTAACAGAAAAAGGAATTCAAGACGGTTATGCAGCTGGTACTCGGCTGGCCAACGTACACTTCGATGGCGCTTATTCATCCGGTTTAACACGAACTATCCACACATCACAATATATCTTAGCCAATAATAAATCTGATTCACCCAATCAAGCAATTCAATTACCAGACTTCCGTGAAGAAAACTTTGGCTATTTTGAAGGTGTACACACTGGTTTGGCCTTAACAACTCTTGGGGCTTATAAAAAAGATACCTTCTCAGACTTTTCCGATGTTATCACTAAATATGGTATGCCTGCAGCGATGGACTTAATCCGCGAAGGTGACCCTTTCAAAATCGCGGAGAACTATCAACAATTTATAACACGTATACAACACGGTTTTGATGATATTCTTTCTCGCCATCAAGACGGAGATAATGTACTCATCGTTTCTCATGGTACAACTATCCGTGCTATTGCTGATTACTTTGGCTATCATGATTTTGCCAAAATTAGTGTTAAAAACGGTGCTGTCACACAACTTGAATTGGCTACTGACCATACTAAAATTACTAACTTTAACGATGACTCAACCATATTTAATTCATAA
- a CDS encoding DUF21 domain-containing protein, whose protein sequence is MDSGPSMIINFFVILVVLLLAILFTLTEYSLVKVRLSALKALQETREKPSRNISNAIYMTTHLTEYLSTAQVGITLTSLILGWIGEETVADILLGSGLLPAEYARAISSVAAMIIFTIVHAVFTDLVPKNIAIESPVKVLLLIVRPVRFFHIALFPLIWTLDHLSNGITHLLGFRTDGEEDIYSQTEILSLSKNAAAAGELDEEDLTFMQRAFEMNDKVAVDIMIDRTSMTIIDVTASIADGLNLYLKERYSRFPVVADNDKDKILGYVFNYDLVRQARIKSSDPVSKIMRDIPAVPENMDLHDVMDEMIIKRSPIAIVVDEYGGTSGLITDKDIYEELFGTVRDEIDDVSDDYIEKLGDHRFKISGKMTLYDFERYFNRNIKELENDDAVTLTGYVLNHDPEFRAGDTMKVANFELTALNYDNAYISQFIVKELPLPKDDLNQNGIFDEDEVPSEKHSEDDVTAN, encoded by the coding sequence TTGGATTCTGGTCCGTCTATGATCATCAATTTTTTCGTTATTTTGGTGGTCCTTTTACTAGCTATTCTGTTTACCTTAACAGAATATTCATTAGTAAAAGTACGTTTAAGTGCATTAAAGGCATTGCAAGAAACTCGTGAAAAACCTTCGCGAAACATTAGCAATGCCATTTATATGACAACACATTTAACTGAATACCTATCGACTGCACAAGTCGGTATTACATTGACAAGTCTGATTTTAGGTTGGATAGGTGAAGAAACTGTTGCTGATATCCTTCTTGGCTCTGGTCTACTTCCTGCTGAGTATGCTCGTGCGATATCTTCAGTAGCAGCTATGATTATATTTACGATCGTCCATGCTGTATTTACCGACTTAGTACCGAAGAATATTGCAATTGAGTCTCCGGTCAAGGTGTTGCTTCTTATTGTACGCCCTGTACGATTCTTCCATATTGCTCTGTTTCCTTTAATTTGGACATTAGATCATTTGTCAAATGGTATTACCCATTTACTTGGTTTCCGGACAGACGGTGAAGAGGATATTTATTCTCAAACAGAAATTTTGTCGTTGTCTAAAAATGCTGCTGCCGCTGGTGAACTCGATGAAGAAGACCTTACTTTCATGCAACGTGCATTTGAAATGAATGATAAAGTCGCCGTGGACATCATGATTGACCGTACATCTATGACAATCATCGATGTTACGGCCTCAATTGCCGATGGTCTCAACTTATACTTAAAAGAACGATATTCACGTTTCCCAGTTGTGGCAGATAATGATAAGGATAAAATTTTAGGGTATGTTTTCAACTACGACTTAGTACGACAAGCCCGCATTAAGTCATCTGATCCCGTTTCCAAAATTATGCGTGATATTCCAGCTGTTCCAGAAAATATGGATCTACACGATGTCATGGATGAAATGATTATAAAGCGTTCTCCTATTGCAATCGTTGTTGATGAATATGGCGGTACTTCTGGACTGATTACTGACAAAGATATTTATGAAGAACTGTTTGGTACCGTCCGTGATGAAATTGATGATGTTTCCGATGACTATATTGAAAAACTCGGTGATCACCGCTTTAAAATTTCAGGTAAGATGACATTATATGATTTTGAACGTTACTTTAATCGCAATATCAAAGAACTTGAAAATGATGATGCAGTTACTCTAACCGGATATGTCTTGAATCATGACCCTGAATTCCGTGCCGGAGACACTATGAAAGTCGCCAACTTTGAGTTGACAGCACTTAATTATGATAATGCTTATATTTCTCAATTCATTGTCAAAGAATTACCTTTACCAAAAGATGATTTAAATCAAAATGGTATCTTCGACGAAGATGAAGTACCATCAGAAAAGCATTCTGAAGATGATGTTACTGCTAATTAA
- the nrdH gene encoding glutaredoxin-like protein NrdH, with protein sequence MEKVTVYTKYNCVQCKMTKKFLEAQGIPFKEINIEEETQFVEELKASGHRQTPVVAVEGLPAFSGFRPDVLKKISA encoded by the coding sequence ATGGAAAAAGTTACAGTATATACAAAATACAATTGTGTGCAATGCAAAATGACCAAAAAGTTTTTAGAAGCGCAAGGTATTCCTTTTAAAGAAATTAATATTGAAGAGGAAACTCAATTTGTTGAGGAACTGAAGGCCAGCGGTCATCGCCAAACACCAGTTGTGGCAGTTGAAGGGCTACCAGCATTTTCTGGATTCCGTCCTGATGTGCTAAAGAAAATTTCTGCTTGA
- the nrdE gene encoding class 1b ribonucleoside-diphosphate reductase subunit alpha has product MSLKELDLENVTYFDLNNQVNIPKNNEIQLDKDQEALNAFLDENVLPNVMHFNSLQERLDWMFDNHFLEREFIQKYNLTFIEKLYAYLTGEHFKFKSFMAAFKFYNQYALKTNDGAYYIETYEDRVAMNALYYADGNEDLALRLADEMIHQRYQPATPSFLNAGRARRGELVSCFIIQTSDDMNSIGRTINSALQLSKMGGGVGINLSNVREAGAPVMGIDNAAGGVVPIMKLLEDSFTFSSQVGARQGAGVVYLSVFHPDILSFLSTKKENADEKIRVKTLSLGLTVPDKFYDLAKQNETMYLFSPDDVEKVYQQPFNYVDITAEYDNMVANDKIRKQRINARSLEEEISKLQQESGYPYVVNIDTANRTNPIPGKIVSSNLCSEILQVQTPSEIDNKQQYTKLGSDISCNLGSINIVNMMKTNNFGESVDTMVRALTFVSDSSNLDVVPSIDLGNKEKHAIGLGAMGLAAYFAQNKMYYGDEEALDFTSTFFMMLNYYSIKSSMSIAKERHETFYQFDESGYADGTYFDKYVHKNWMPKTEKVIKIFADFDVPTEQNWERLKEDVAKYGMYNAYRHAIAPTGSISYVNDATASLLPIVNRIEERQEGMIGKVYYPAPGLNNETMPYYVSAYDTDMRRVIDVYAAAQEHIDQGMALTLFMRSTLPENLYEWKNKRTDKMTTRDLTILRNYAFNKGIKSLYYIRTFTDDNQESGVNECESCSI; this is encoded by the coding sequence ATGTCATTAAAAGAATTAGATTTAGAAAACGTAACCTATTTTGATTTAAACAATCAAGTAAACATTCCAAAAAATAATGAGATCCAGCTTGATAAGGATCAAGAGGCATTGAATGCTTTTTTGGATGAAAATGTTTTACCTAATGTGATGCATTTTAATTCCTTGCAAGAACGTCTGGATTGGATGTTTGATAACCACTTCTTGGAACGTGAGTTTATTCAAAAATACAACCTAACATTCATTGAAAAGTTATATGCATATTTAACGGGTGAACATTTTAAGTTTAAATCCTTTATGGCCGCCTTTAAGTTTTACAATCAATATGCGCTTAAAACTAATGACGGCGCATATTATATTGAAACATATGAAGATCGTGTTGCCATGAATGCTTTATATTATGCAGATGGAAATGAAGATTTGGCTTTGCGCTTGGCTGACGAAATGATACATCAACGTTATCAGCCAGCGACACCATCTTTCTTAAACGCTGGCCGAGCTAGACGCGGAGAATTGGTATCTTGTTTTATTATTCAGACGTCAGATGATATGAACTCAATTGGTCGGACTATTAATTCAGCTTTGCAGCTATCCAAAATGGGCGGTGGTGTTGGTATTAATCTTTCAAATGTACGTGAGGCTGGTGCACCGGTCATGGGTATTGATAATGCTGCCGGTGGTGTAGTACCAATTATGAAGTTGTTAGAAGACTCATTTACATTTTCATCACAAGTTGGTGCTCGTCAAGGTGCCGGTGTTGTTTATTTATCGGTTTTTCACCCTGATATTTTATCTTTCTTGTCAACTAAGAAAGAAAACGCTGACGAAAAGATACGAGTGAAAACATTATCTCTTGGATTGACTGTTCCAGATAAGTTTTACGATTTAGCCAAGCAAAATGAGACAATGTACTTGTTTAGCCCAGACGACGTTGAAAAGGTTTATCAACAACCATTTAATTACGTTGACATCACGGCTGAATATGATAATATGGTCGCTAATGATAAAATCCGCAAGCAACGTATTAATGCGCGGTCCCTTGAAGAAGAGATATCTAAGTTGCAACAAGAATCAGGTTACCCATATGTCGTTAACATTGATACGGCTAATCGAACTAATCCGATTCCTGGAAAGATTGTATCTTCTAACCTGTGTTCAGAAATCTTACAAGTACAAACACCGTCAGAAATTGATAATAAGCAACAGTATACAAAATTAGGCTCAGATATTAGTTGTAACTTGGGGTCAATTAATATTGTGAACATGATGAAAACGAATAATTTCGGTGAATCTGTTGATACAATGGTTCGGGCATTAACTTTTGTATCTGATTCGTCTAATTTAGATGTTGTTCCTTCAATTGATTTAGGTAACAAAGAAAAACATGCTATCGGATTAGGCGCCATGGGATTAGCTGCATATTTTGCGCAAAATAAGATGTACTATGGTGATGAAGAAGCATTGGACTTCACATCAACATTTTTCATGATGTTGAATTATTATTCTATTAAATCTTCAATGAGCATTGCAAAAGAACGACATGAAACATTTTATCAATTTGATGAATCGGGTTATGCGGATGGTACATATTTTGATAAGTATGTTCATAAAAATTGGATGCCAAAGACTGAAAAAGTGATAAAAATATTTGCTGACTTTGATGTGCCAACGGAACAGAATTGGGAACGACTAAAAGAGGATGTAGCGAAATACGGTATGTATAATGCCTATCGTCACGCAATTGCGCCAACAGGGTCTATTTCTTATGTTAATGATGCAACGGCCTCTTTATTGCCGATTGTTAACAGAATTGAAGAACGTCAAGAAGGCATGATTGGTAAGGTTTACTATCCAGCACCTGGATTAAATAATGAAACAATGCCATATTATGTTTCAGCATATGATACAGATATGCGCAGAGTGATTGATGTATATGCTGCTGCACAAGAACATATTGATCAAGGAATGGCGTTGACATTATTTATGCGTTCTACATTGCCTGAAAATCTGTACGAGTGGAAGAACAAGCGTACAGATAAAATGACGACTCGTGATTTGACTATTTTGCGTAACTATGCTTTTAATAAAGGCATAAAATCGCTTTATTATATCCGTACGTTTACAGATGACAATCAAGAATCAGGTGTTAACGAATGTGAAAGTTGCTCGATTTAG
- a CDS encoding class Ib ribonucleoside-diphosphate reductase assembly flavoprotein NrdI, whose product MTTINILYASTEGNTKSFIEKLAAVAESNGDKFSARLIGDETEYANETQPYIAFVPTYLTGGTGTGPEVKEVFTNALGEYIAFGNNARYLKGVVGSGNRNFNIQFNLTAIRYGKKFDVPMIADYELRGSKFDAEKIYNKIKPYFGE is encoded by the coding sequence ATGACAACTATAAATATTCTTTATGCCTCTACTGAAGGTAATACAAAATCGTTTATTGAAAAGTTAGCAGCTGTTGCTGAATCTAATGGTGATAAATTTTCTGCACGTTTAATAGGTGACGAAACAGAGTATGCAAATGAAACACAACCCTATATTGCTTTCGTACCGACTTATCTGACAGGTGGAACAGGAACAGGGCCGGAAGTTAAAGAGGTTTTTACAAATGCCTTAGGTGAGTATATTGCATTTGGTAATAATGCACGATACTTAAAAGGTGTGGTTGGCTCAGGGAACCGAAACTTCAATATCCAATTTAACTTGACAGCGATTCGTTATGGAAAAAAATTTGATGTTCCAATGATTGCAGACTATGAATTGCGAGGTAGTAAGTTTGATGCAGAAAAGATATATAATAAGATAAAACCTTATTTTGGAGAATGA
- the nrdF gene encoding class 1b ribonucleoside-diphosphate reductase subunit beta: MAHINNGSYTAINWNNIEDELDKATWEKLTQQFWLDTRVPISNDLRTWRGNMSEQERQTMNLVFGGLTTLDTLQSQDGMAQLKLDATNQKEEAVLNNIQFMESVHAKSYSSIFETLNEKVEIENIFEWADSNEFLQYKANRINDIYHNGSALQKKIASVFLETFLFYSGFYTPLYFLGHNKMLNVAEIIKLIIRDESVHGTYIGYKFQIGFNKISAEERAELQSWMYDLLYELYENEEKYTHELYDDLGWTEQVLTFLRYNANKALMNLGQEPMFPDGAEDVNPVVMNGISTSTANHDFFSGVGNGYLLGEVEAMNDDDYDIGLE, encoded by the coding sequence ATGGCACATATAAACAACGGTTCGTACACAGCAATTAACTGGAATAACATTGAAGATGAATTAGATAAAGCGACCTGGGAAAAGTTAACACAGCAGTTTTGGTTAGACACGCGCGTTCCTATTTCGAACGATTTACGTACTTGGCGTGGTAATATGTCTGAACAAGAACGCCAAACAATGAACTTGGTTTTTGGTGGTTTAACGACTTTGGATACGTTACAATCACAAGATGGTATGGCGCAATTGAAGTTAGATGCCACGAATCAAAAAGAAGAAGCGGTATTGAATAATATTCAATTCATGGAATCGGTTCATGCCAAGTCATATTCATCAATTTTCGAAACATTAAATGAAAAAGTTGAGATTGAAAACATTTTTGAATGGGCAGATTCTAACGAATTTTTACAATATAAGGCGAATAGAATTAATGATATTTATCATAATGGGTCCGCACTACAGAAAAAAATTGCGTCAGTTTTCTTAGAAACTTTCTTATTCTACTCAGGTTTTTACACGCCCTTGTATTTCTTAGGTCATAATAAAATGTTAAACGTGGCGGAGATTATTAAACTAATTATTCGTGATGAATCGGTTCACGGCACGTACATTGGTTATAAATTTCAAATTGGGTTTAATAAAATTTCAGCTGAAGAACGTGCAGAACTACAAAGTTGGATGTATGATCTCCTATATGAATTGTATGAAAATGAAGAGAAGTATACACATGAATTGTATGATGATCTAGGATGGACTGAGCAAGTGCTTACATTCTTACGGTACAATGCTAATAAAGCTTTGATGAACTTAGGCCAAGAGCCAATGTTTCCTGACGGAGCAGAAGATGTTAACCCTGTTGTTATGAATGGTATTTCAACTTCTACTGCAAACCATGACTTCTTCTCGGGTGTTGGTAATGGTTATTTGTTGGGTGAAGTTGAAGCAATGAATGATGATGATTATGATATTGGATTAGAATAA
- a CDS encoding phosphatase PAP2 family protein: MIISVKNKQLRHAIICFISALILGVLVKIKFIFPTIIDNSIHSFMADIQTDLNDILMTVFSFLGSPVLDIIYVLILAAILLLANLRIPAIWSVTTIILGNIFNAIIRLIVNRSRPVGHLLNDQGSSFPSSHVFGIFSVIFILSLLVIPNIESPRKQSLISWAIIVIGVMTIMARIYFNAHYFSDTVAAVLFAYAWIIFAGKLYPALAKLLTSISFFSHDEV, from the coding sequence ATGATTATTTCCGTAAAAAATAAGCAATTACGTCATGCGATTATCTGCTTCATATCTGCCCTTATACTTGGTGTTCTTGTTAAAATAAAGTTTATATTTCCAACCATCATTGACAACAGCATTCATTCATTCATGGCAGACATTCAAACTGATCTAAATGATATCTTGATGACTGTCTTTTCCTTCTTAGGTTCACCCGTACTTGATATCATTTATGTATTGATTCTAGCGGCCATCCTATTACTTGCTAATCTGCGTATTCCAGCCATTTGGTCGGTTACCACGATTATTCTTGGAAATATTTTTAATGCTATTATTCGACTGATTGTCAATAGAAGCCGGCCCGTTGGTCATTTACTCAACGACCAAGGATCCTCATTCCCTAGTAGTCATGTGTTTGGTATATTTTCAGTCATATTCATCCTTTCCTTGCTTGTTATTCCTAATATCGAATCGCCAAGAAAACAATCCTTAATTTCTTGGGCAATCATTGTTATTGGTGTAATGACTATCATGGCACGAATATACTTTAATGCGCATTACTTCAGTGACACAGTAGCTGCTGTATTGTTCGCATACGCTTGGATTATATTTGCTGGGAAATTATATCCAGCCCTAGCAAAACTTCTTACTTCAATATCCTTCTTCTCACATGATGAAGTTTAA